From Coriobacteriaceae bacterium, a single genomic window includes:
- a CDS encoding chloride channel protein, translating into MPIALCAALGYAAVFGSATNTLLAPILIGCEVFGFGDLPKFFIVCVVAYLFNMDKSIYALQKRA; encoded by the coding sequence ATGCCCATCGCGCTTTGCGCCGCGCTGGGATACGCCGCCGTCTTTGGCAGCGCCACCAATACGCTGCTCGCGCCGATCCTTATTGGCTGCGAAGTCTTCGGCTTTGGCGACTTGCCGAAGTTCTTTATTGTCTGCGTCGTGGCTTACCTGTTCAACATGGATAAGTCGATCTACGCCCTGCAGAAGCGGGCGTAG
- a CDS encoding methylated-DNA--[protein]-cysteine S-methyltransferase — protein sequence MVTTTFASPLGEILLAADGRGLTGLWFEGQEHFGSTLLREDSEHVEGADAVSGIGGMSSVSPANGAASSVLERSWAWLNAYFAGQEPRFTPPLHMIGTAFQREVWFELLSIPRGEVATYGEIAQRVAARHRVPGNEAPVVSPRAVGAAVARNPISIIVPCHRVVAADGSLNGYAGGLDRKEWLLRLEGAYEE from the coding sequence GTGGTCACGACGACGTTTGCCTCGCCTTTGGGCGAAATCTTGCTTGCCGCTGATGGCCGCGGTCTGACGGGGCTTTGGTTTGAGGGGCAGGAACATTTTGGCTCCACGCTTCTCCGGGAAGACTCCGAACATGTTGAAGGCGCCGACGCGGTTTCCGGTATTGGCGGCATGTCGTCGGTGAGTCCGGCAAATGGCGCGGCATCTTCGGTGCTTGAGCGTTCTTGGGCTTGGCTGAATGCTTATTTTGCGGGGCAGGAGCCTCGGTTTACGCCGCCGTTGCATATGATTGGTACGGCGTTTCAGCGCGAGGTTTGGTTTGAGCTGCTTTCTATCCCGCGTGGCGAGGTCGCTACGTATGGTGAGATCGCCCAGCGTGTTGCGGCTCGACATCGTGTACCGGGAAACGAAGCACCCGTTGTGTCTCCCCGTGCCGTGGGGGCCGCGGTCGCGCGTAATCCCATTTCGATTATCGTGCCGTGCCATCGCGTGGTCGCGGCCGACGGCTCGCTTAACGGATATGCCGGCGGCCTCGACCGTAAGGAGTGGCTGCTCCGGCTTGAGGGCGCGTACGAGGAATAA
- a CDS encoding aspartate-semialdehyde dehydrogenase, protein MKQYTVAILGATGAVGTQMLECLNEQEFPVGKLKLLASARSAGKTVEFRGEQVVIEEACPEAFEGCDIVLGAAGDDIAKELLPEAVKRGAVVVDNSHAFRMDPEVPLVVPEINADDIKWHHGLIANPNCATIIGLVPTWPLHQLAGVKRMIVSTYQAASGAGAPGMAELEAQLAALGRGEEIPEPRAFAAQLASNLIPQIGGVKEEGFTSEEMKLQNEGRKIMHLPELRVNCTCVRVPVLRSHSESVTLEFERDITVEEARAALAAAPGVKLVDDMSAEDAHDRFPMPMDTSDQDLIWVGRVRRDISNPEAARGITFWCCGDQIRKGAATNAVQIAKLLCE, encoded by the coding sequence ATGAAACAGTACACGGTTGCTATTTTGGGCGCGACGGGAGCCGTGGGCACCCAGATGCTTGAGTGCCTCAACGAGCAGGAGTTTCCGGTCGGCAAGCTCAAGCTGCTAGCGAGCGCGCGCTCTGCGGGCAAGACCGTCGAGTTCCGCGGCGAGCAGGTTGTGATTGAGGAGGCTTGCCCCGAGGCCTTTGAGGGCTGCGACATCGTGCTCGGCGCCGCCGGCGACGATATTGCGAAGGAGCTACTGCCCGAGGCCGTCAAGCGCGGCGCCGTCGTGGTCGACAACAGCCACGCCTTCCGCATGGATCCCGAGGTGCCGCTGGTCGTGCCCGAGATCAATGCCGACGACATCAAGTGGCATCACGGCCTTATCGCCAATCCCAACTGCGCGACCATCATCGGCCTGGTTCCCACGTGGCCGCTGCACCAGCTTGCTGGCGTGAAGCGTATGATCGTGTCCACGTATCAGGCAGCTTCGGGCGCTGGCGCTCCCGGTATGGCCGAGCTCGAGGCTCAGCTTGCCGCCCTGGGCCGTGGCGAGGAGATTCCCGAGCCGCGCGCGTTTGCCGCCCAGCTGGCGAGCAACCTGATTCCGCAGATCGGCGGTGTCAAGGAGGAGGGCTTTACCTCCGAGGAGATGAAGTTGCAGAACGAGGGCCGCAAGATCATGCACCTGCCCGAGCTGCGCGTGAACTGCACCTGCGTGCGCGTGCCCGTGCTGCGCTCGCACTCCGAGAGCGTTACGCTCGAGTTTGAGCGCGATATCACGGTGGAAGAGGCCCGTGCTGCGCTGGCTGCCGCTCCGGGAGTGAAACTGGTTGACGACATGAGCGCCGAGGATGCACACGACCGCTTCCCCATGCCGATGGACACCTCCGACCAGGATTTGATTTGGGTCGGCCGTGTGCGTCGCGACATCTCGAACCCCGAGGCCGCGCGCGGCATCACCTTCTGGTGCTGCGGCGACCAAATCCGTAAGGGCGCGGCAACCAACGCCGTCCAGATCGCTAAGCTGCTCTGCGAGTAG
- a CDS encoding aspartate kinase codes for MIKIAKFGGSSVADAEHFKKIKAIVDADPARRFVVVSACGRRFKGDTKVTDLLYLVNAHVKYHVSCEELLEDIGQRYFDIADELELTYPIREEFAAFAERARSGGYSTEELVSRGEYFTAHLMAEYLGLPFLDAATVVAFHHDGTLSMNRTAELVQEYGQQGGFVMPGFYGATREGQIKLLDRGGGDISGSILAKCLGADLYENWTDVSGFYSADPRIVPEAQPIARVTYEELRELSYMGASVLHEEAVFPVREAGIPLVIKNTNAPQDPGTIISETADEGEAEPIITGVTGKRGFVAINVARDRTKPRVGFMRRALSVFERYDVSVEHMPTGVDRFGAVVQEQDVHDSLYSLVGDIQQEVEPLEIEVVEGLALIATVGRNLRGRAGISGHLFGMLGQAGVSVRMISQSCDEINIIIGVEEKDFDLAIRTIYRAFSDENGIVKVSDLEAPVPVDPAPAALHK; via the coding sequence ATGATTAAGATTGCCAAGTTTGGCGGCTCGTCGGTCGCCGACGCCGAACACTTCAAAAAGATCAAGGCCATCGTCGACGCCGACCCTGCCCGCCGTTTTGTGGTGGTTTCCGCCTGCGGCCGCCGCTTTAAGGGCGACACCAAGGTGACCGACCTGCTCTATCTGGTCAATGCGCACGTTAAGTACCACGTGTCGTGTGAGGAGCTGCTCGAGGACATCGGCCAGCGCTATTTTGATATCGCTGATGAGTTGGAGCTCACCTATCCCATCCGTGAGGAGTTCGCGGCCTTTGCCGAGCGCGCCCGCTCGGGCGGCTACTCCACCGAGGAGCTCGTAAGCCGCGGCGAGTACTTTACCGCTCACCTGATGGCCGAGTACCTGGGCCTGCCGTTCCTGGATGCCGCGACGGTCGTGGCGTTCCATCATGACGGTACGCTCAGCATGAACCGCACCGCCGAGCTGGTGCAGGAGTACGGCCAGCAGGGCGGCTTTGTTATGCCCGGTTTCTACGGCGCGACGCGTGAGGGGCAGATCAAGCTGCTCGACCGTGGCGGCGGCGATATTTCCGGCTCGATTCTGGCCAAGTGCCTTGGTGCCGACCTGTACGAGAACTGGACCGACGTTTCGGGCTTCTATTCTGCCGATCCGCGTATTGTTCCCGAGGCTCAGCCCATTGCGCGCGTTACCTACGAGGAGCTGCGCGAGCTTTCGTACATGGGTGCAAGCGTCCTGCACGAGGAGGCCGTGTTCCCCGTGCGCGAGGCAGGCATTCCGCTGGTCATCAAGAACACCAATGCGCCGCAGGACCCCGGCACCATCATTAGCGAGACGGCTGACGAGGGTGAGGCGGAGCCTATCATTACCGGCGTGACCGGCAAGCGCGGCTTTGTCGCCATCAACGTTGCCCGCGACCGCACCAAGCCCCGTGTCGGCTTTATGCGCCGTGCACTTTCGGTGTTCGAACGCTATGACGTTTCCGTCGAGCATATGCCCACCGGCGTCGACCGCTTTGGCGCCGTGGTGCAGGAGCAGGATGTGCACGACTCGCTGTACTCGCTCGTGGGCGACATTCAGCAGGAGGTCGAGCCGCTCGAGATCGAGGTTGTCGAGGGTTTGGCGCTCATCGCGACCGTCGGCCGTAACCTTCGCGGCCGCGCAGGTATCTCGGGCCATCTGTTTGGCATGCTTGGTCAAGCCGGCGTGAGCGTACGTATGATTTCGCAGAGCTGCGACGAGATCAACATCATTATCGGCGTAGAGGAGAAGGACTTCGACCTGGCGATTCGGACCATTTACCGCGCCTTCTCCGACGAGAACGGCATTGTGAAGGTCTCCGACCTGGAGGCTCCCGTGCCGGTCGATCCCGCCCCGGCCGCGCTCCACAAGTAG
- the thrC gene encoding threonine synthase yields the protein MGTYHSTRGRTLSCSSKVAIRTGIAPDGGLFVSDELGTQQVDISSLADKSYFEIAQDVLGMLLNDYTAEEISACVDEAYRGTFASEEVTPLVKLDAAPGADAPQTYVMELFGGPTSAFKDVALQMLPRLMARTSAKDGGAERIMIVTATSGDTGKAALAGFADAPGTGITVFYPEGKVSRVQNLQMSTQEGGNVAVCGIRGNFDDAQSAVKRIFADKELAERLEAAGTVLSSANSINVGRLVPQVVYYFAAYAQLLRAGAIEAGDAVEFCVPTGNFGDILAGYYAKRMGLPVAKLVVASDKNNVLADFLTTGVYDRNRPFFTTISPSMDILISSNLERMLYFLSDGDCELVAGLMEQLAQTGRYEVPAELLAKIQSVFGCGWASEDEVRAAIKSCWDANGYVIDPHTACGYHVFEQVAPTEGAKARVLLSTASPYKFPRACCDALGLDVPEDDFEAMRVLEQATNTVAPAQLAELESKPVRFEDVCDVDEMASYVEQAAKKIATN from the coding sequence ATGGGAACTTATCATAGTACACGAGGACGCACTTTATCGTGCTCAAGTAAGGTGGCAATCCGTACCGGCATCGCTCCCGACGGGGGTTTGTTTGTCTCGGACGAGCTCGGCACCCAGCAGGTCGATATCAGCTCGCTTGCAGATAAATCGTACTTTGAAATCGCTCAAGATGTGTTGGGAATGTTACTGAATGATTACACGGCCGAAGAAATTTCGGCGTGTGTCGACGAGGCATACCGCGGCACGTTCGCGAGTGAAGAGGTTACGCCGCTCGTCAAACTCGACGCTGCGCCGGGCGCTGACGCCCCTCAGACCTATGTGATGGAGCTCTTTGGCGGTCCCACGAGCGCCTTCAAGGACGTCGCCCTGCAGATGCTCCCCCGCTTGATGGCCCGCACTTCCGCCAAGGACGGCGGCGCCGAGCGCATCATGATCGTCACCGCCACGTCGGGCGACACAGGCAAGGCAGCACTCGCCGGCTTTGCCGACGCCCCGGGCACGGGCATCACCGTCTTTTATCCCGAGGGCAAGGTCAGCCGCGTGCAGAATCTGCAGATGTCCACGCAGGAGGGCGGCAACGTCGCCGTCTGCGGCATCCGCGGCAACTTCGACGACGCCCAGAGTGCCGTCAAGCGCATCTTTGCCGATAAGGAGCTGGCCGAGCGCCTGGAGGCCGCCGGCACCGTGCTTTCGAGCGCCAACTCCATCAACGTCGGCCGCCTGGTGCCGCAGGTCGTCTACTACTTTGCCGCCTATGCGCAGCTGCTGCGCGCCGGCGCCATCGAGGCCGGCGATGCCGTGGAGTTCTGCGTACCGACCGGCAACTTTGGCGATATCCTGGCCGGCTACTACGCCAAGCGCATGGGTCTGCCCGTCGCCAAACTCGTCGTGGCCAGCGACAAGAACAACGTGCTCGCTGACTTCCTGACCACCGGCGTCTACGACCGCAACCGTCCGTTCTTCACGACCATTTCGCCGTCGATGGACATCCTTATTAGCTCTAATCTGGAGCGCATGCTCTACTTCCTGTCCGACGGCGACTGCGAGCTCGTTGCCGGCCTTATGGAGCAGCTTGCCCAGACCGGTCGCTACGAGGTGCCTGCCGAGCTGCTGGCCAAGATCCAGAGCGTATTTGGCTGCGGCTGGGCCAGCGAGGACGAGGTTCGCGCCGCCATCAAGAGCTGCTGGGATGCCAACGGCTACGTGATCGACCCGCACACCGCTTGCGGCTATCACGTCTTTGAGCAGGTCGCCCCCACCGAGGGCGCCAAGGCCCGCGTGCTGCTTTCGACCGCCAGCCCCTACAAGTTCCCGCGCGCCTGCTGCGATGCCCTGGGCCTCGACGTTCCCGAGGACGACTTTGAGGCCATGCGCGTGCTCGAGCAGGCAACCAACACGGTCGCCCCAGCCCAGCTCGCCGAACTCGAGTCCAAGCCCGTCCGCTTCGAAGACGTCTGCGACGTCGATGAGATGGCCAGCTACGTAGAGCAGGCTGCAAAAAAGATAGCAACCAACTAA
- the thrB gene encoding homoserine kinase gives MIKITVPATSANLGIGYDTLGMAVSLYSHFTFERADKLTITGCPEEFQNENNLVYVSFVDALAAWGEPAFPVAIDIQTDVPVARGLGSSSTCVVAGIMAAAALTGHTVDRAELVRIATEVEGHPDNVAPAILGGAVCSFTPTDSLPQCLRYEVSDRLRFITVIPPYEVHTSEARKVVPQEIPLSTAVWQMGRIAGMTRGLETGDLDLIAAANDDRIQEPYRRRLIPDYNAVRDTCLNGGAKTIWISGSGSTLMAVTDDTIVAKFLQVKLREQFPKCDTHILTCDTEGAQIEYL, from the coding sequence ATGATCAAGATCACCGTCCCAGCAACAAGCGCCAACTTGGGCATTGGCTACGATACCCTCGGCATGGCCGTCAGCCTCTACTCGCACTTCACCTTCGAGCGCGCCGACAAACTCACCATCACGGGCTGCCCCGAGGAATTCCAAAACGAGAACAACCTGGTCTACGTGAGCTTTGTCGATGCACTGGCTGCATGGGGCGAGCCGGCTTTTCCCGTTGCCATCGACATCCAGACCGACGTGCCCGTCGCCCGCGGCCTGGGCTCCAGCTCCACCTGCGTCGTCGCCGGCATTATGGCCGCCGCCGCACTGACAGGCCACACCGTCGACCGCGCCGAGCTGGTTCGCATTGCCACCGAAGTCGAGGGCCATCCCGATAACGTCGCCCCCGCTATCCTGGGCGGCGCCGTCTGTTCCTTTACGCCGACCGATTCGCTCCCCCAGTGCCTGCGCTACGAGGTGAGCGATCGCCTGCGTTTTATTACCGTGATTCCGCCCTACGAGGTGCATACGAGCGAGGCGCGCAAGGTTGTGCCGCAGGAGATTCCACTCTCCACCGCCGTGTGGCAGATGGGCCGCATCGCCGGCATGACGCGCGGCTTGGAGACTGGTGACCTCGACCTGATTGCCGCCGCCAATGACGACCGCATCCAGGAACCCTATCGTCGCCGTCTGATTCCCGACTACAACGCCGTGCGCGACACCTGCCTTAACGGCGGCGCCAAGACCATCTGGATCAGCGGCTCGGGCTCGACTCTCATGGCCGTGACTGACGACACCATCGTGGCAAAGTTCCTGCAGGTCAAGCTGCGCGAGCAGTTCCCTAAGTGTGATACGCATATTCTGACGTGCGACACGGAAGGCGCCCAGATCGAATACCTGTAG
- a CDS encoding helix-turn-helix domain-containing protein → MNVDANRTCGKCLSQIRREQGITQVELAKKLGVPQSFISKVETGERSLRVYEQFVYADALGITVETLVHKLGAVLSNEDN, encoded by the coding sequence ATGAACGTTGATGCTAACAGGACATGCGGAAAATGCCTTTCCCAGATTCGTCGGGAGCAAGGTATCACTCAGGTTGAACTCGCAAAGAAACTGGGGGTACCTCAGTCGTTCATCTCAAAGGTCGAGACCGGGGAACGCAGCCTTAGGGTTTATGAGCAGTTTGTCTATGCGGATGCACTCGGAATTACTGTTGAGACGCTAGTACATAAACTTGGGGCTGTTTTGAGTAACGAAGATAATTAG
- a CDS encoding helix-turn-helix transcriptional regulator: protein MIQELTDRGPSRTYPVYYLEDAMNNLGDCFDYAVNDYGAEGSEVAELFCLSGVAREFERGNAWVVSGKSGVELFALISERSGYQTGSMPDRTYRFEKTPEYWTGWILAYLQWRLGESFEDLLHVVPFDALRNLYYPWHEASEERVARLVCDMAKKAPRQTKLALARKRIKKTQQDLAYESGVSLRSIQMYEQRQRNINEASVTTVRDIAKVLHCNIEDLLEPVFEYKETSAA, encoded by the coding sequence ATGATCCAAGAGTTAACGGATCGTGGGCCGAGTAGGACATATCCCGTCTATTACCTTGAGGACGCAATGAACAACCTCGGGGATTGCTTCGACTATGCCGTTAACGATTACGGAGCAGAAGGATCGGAAGTTGCTGAACTCTTTTGCCTGAGCGGCGTAGCTCGCGAGTTCGAACGCGGCAACGCATGGGTAGTGTCGGGAAAGTCGGGCGTTGAACTATTTGCGCTCATCTCCGAAAGATCTGGTTACCAAACAGGGTCGATGCCAGATCGGACCTACCGATTTGAGAAGACACCGGAATATTGGACGGGCTGGATACTGGCATATTTGCAGTGGCGCCTAGGGGAATCGTTCGAAGATCTGCTTCATGTTGTTCCATTTGATGCGCTGCGAAACCTGTACTACCCCTGGCATGAGGCCTCGGAGGAGCGCGTGGCGCGCCTTGTCTGTGATATGGCGAAGAAGGCGCCGCGTCAGACTAAACTGGCGCTAGCAAGAAAGAGGATTAAAAAAACCCAACAAGACCTGGCATACGAATCGGGTGTATCGCTCCGTTCAATCCAAATGTACGAACAGCGCCAGCGAAACATCAACGAAGCCTCGGTAACGACAGTGAGGGATATTGCAAAAGTCCTACACTGCAACATCGAAGACCTCCTAGAACCAGTCTTCGAATACAAAGAAACAAGCGCCGCCTAA
- a CDS encoding DUF3990 domain-containing protein, translating to MELWHGSEVVVEHPSLDKCRQFNDYGCGFYCTPHEEMAMEWACRTESDGIANRYELDLDDLSVLDLESGEFSILNWLAILADNREFNVSTPLARDGLRFLLDNCLIDISSYDVIRGYRADDSYFSFARQFVNGMISLRQLQRIMRLGDLGIQYALMSERAFSAIKFRDWKQASGAEFYPKRFEREQNARRKYLDTVNGFDSDGVDIRDLMAGRVDLNDPRVNGSWAE from the coding sequence ATGGAGCTTTGGCACGGGTCGGAGGTTGTTGTCGAGCATCCGTCGTTGGATAAATGCAGACAATTCAATGACTATGGGTGTGGGTTTTATTGCACGCCACATGAAGAAATGGCGATGGAATGGGCATGCCGGACCGAGTCGGATGGCATTGCAAATCGATATGAACTTGATTTAGATGACCTTTCGGTCTTGGATTTAGAGTCTGGGGAGTTTTCAATCCTCAATTGGCTTGCGATTTTGGCCGACAACCGGGAGTTTAATGTCTCGACGCCGCTAGCACGCGACGGACTTCGATTTCTGCTTGATAACTGTTTGATTGATATTTCTTCTTACGACGTTATTCGGGGCTATCGTGCCGACGACTCGTATTTTTCTTTTGCAAGGCAGTTTGTTAATGGCATGATTTCGCTCCGACAACTTCAGCGCATTATGCGCCTGGGCGATCTAGGCATTCAATATGCGCTTATGAGTGAGCGTGCGTTCTCGGCGATTAAGTTCCGCGATTGGAAGCAGGCTTCGGGAGCTGAGTTTTATCCCAAACGATTTGAGCGAGAACAGAACGCTCGACGAAAGTACCTGGATACGGTAAACGGATTTGACTCTGATGGTGTCGACATTAGGGATTTGATGGCAGGGAGGGTTGATTTAAATGATCCAAGAGTTAACGGATCGTGGGCCGAGTAG
- the yihA gene encoding ribosome biogenesis GTP-binding protein YihA/YsxC, whose product MADSINYQLAKFVASYGKVSQIPESTCPEVSFVGRSNVGKSSIMNKLFGRKNLVKVSSTPGKTSNINFFEADDVHFVDLPGYGFARRSKAERDRWAELIGDFFDSERSFNLVVSLVDIRHDPSKLDHDMIDYLRGNEFNFIVCLTKADKLSRTQQARQAAAIKKQLNVPAENVIITSSQTGTGIDELKKRIAEACL is encoded by the coding sequence ATGGCCGATTCCATTAACTACCAGCTTGCCAAGTTCGTTGCCAGCTATGGCAAGGTTTCGCAGATTCCCGAGTCCACCTGCCCCGAGGTGAGCTTCGTCGGCCGCTCCAACGTGGGCAAGTCGTCGATCATGAACAAGCTTTTTGGCCGCAAGAACCTCGTCAAGGTTTCGAGCACGCCGGGCAAGACGAGCAACATCAACTTCTTTGAGGCTGACGACGTGCACTTCGTCGACCTGCCGGGCTATGGTTTCGCCCGTCGTTCCAAGGCCGAGCGCGACCGCTGGGCCGAGCTTATCGGCGACTTCTTCGACTCGGAGCGCAGCTTTAACCTGGTCGTGTCGCTGGTGGATATTCGTCACGACCCGAGCAAGCTCGACCATGACATGATCGACTACCTGCGGGGCAACGAGTTCAACTTTATCGTCTGCCTCACCAAGGCCGACAAGCTCAGCCGCACCCAGCAGGCCCGCCAGGCAGCAGCCATCAAAAAGCAGCTCAACGTCCCGGCCGAAAACGTGATCATCACAAGCTCCCAGACCGGTACCGGCATCGACGAACTCAAAAAGCGCATCGCCGAGGCCTGCCTCTAG
- the mtnN gene encoding 5'-methylthioadenosine/S-adenosylhomocysteine nucleosidase: MATIAIIGALEKEIMQIKEELSDVCEAQEAGLTVVSGEFDGLTLVATTAGMGMVNAAAATQHLISKYAPQAVVLSGIAGGLNPKLHIDDIVIGKCLRYLDTDTALIAESAPGLEEFGSTSALVDIAADVLAEHGFVDASTNAAASNEGAKQFLVGTIATGNRFVTGTAMRNDAIEATHADCVGMEGAAIAHVATKNGVDCLVLRAISDNCDEAYDAICDREFDLFEYARTASGITLDIVRRIAAIY; the protein is encoded by the coding sequence ATGGCTACCATCGCGATTATCGGTGCACTCGAAAAAGAGATCATGCAGATTAAGGAAGAGCTGAGCGACGTTTGCGAGGCACAGGAGGCAGGCTTGACCGTTGTGAGCGGTGAGTTCGACGGCCTGACGCTTGTCGCCACAACGGCGGGCATGGGCATGGTGAACGCCGCTGCTGCGACGCAGCACCTCATTAGCAAGTATGCTCCACAGGCAGTTGTGCTTTCGGGTATCGCAGGTGGCCTGAATCCCAAGCTCCATATTGACGATATCGTCATTGGCAAGTGCCTGCGCTATCTGGATACCGATACCGCGCTTATCGCCGAGTCTGCACCGGGGCTCGAGGAGTTTGGCTCGACGTCTGCGCTGGTCGATATCGCTGCCGATGTACTTGCTGAGCATGGGTTTGTTGATGCTTCGACAAATGCGGCCGCCTCGAACGAGGGCGCAAAGCAGTTCCTGGTCGGCACGATTGCCACGGGCAACCGTTTTGTGACGGGCACCGCCATGCGCAACGACGCTATCGAGGCGACGCACGCCGATTGTGTCGGCATGGAGGGCGCGGCGATTGCCCATGTCGCAACTAAAAATGGTGTCGATTGCCTGGTGTTGCGCGCTATCAGCGATAATTGTGATGAGGCGTACGATGCGATTTGCGACCGCGAGTTCGACCTGTTCGAGTATGCTCGCACCGCGAGTGGCATTACGCTCGATATCGTTCGCCGTATCGCTGCTATCTATTAG
- a CDS encoding class A beta-lactamase-related serine hydrolase, producing MRNNASRDEYVPQHGSSYGTKGTPSRGLADARIRVTKIAAIGMLTLAVIILGITAKTYASERMAHSDASTVQTQNKKVSESKATASQTLSTASLKTRLSKADFNDIPSGDTVQTFSLVDDQIPALEDESLVVLQDALSQAQKLGDVGVVFYDLSSGKGVTYNADAEVYGASSYKALYVLYVCESLVETGQVSLDDSLGTYGGYNMGWQTVRDLIEAAVVNSDNDSFIALRTAFDRVDYEDWIAALGVEDEVALDPMSDFPTYCPRTSAKLWREMSEYLSCGSETSQWLSELLSSTSRSFIRDGIADDQALVRNKAGWISEDGCYSTCDAGLIDVDGDTYIMSIMTSMPWSDRSSEVTAAIAKALFDTRAVLA from the coding sequence GTGCGAAACAACGCATCGCGGGACGAGTATGTGCCGCAGCATGGCAGCAGCTATGGGACGAAGGGCACGCCTTCGCGTGGCCTCGCTGACGCTCGCATCCGCGTGACGAAGATTGCCGCCATTGGGATGCTAACGTTGGCGGTTATTATCCTCGGAATTACCGCCAAAACCTACGCGTCGGAGCGAATGGCACACTCAGATGCGTCAACGGTACAGACGCAAAACAAAAAGGTCTCTGAATCTAAAGCCACCGCAAGTCAAACCCTGTCGACAGCGAGCCTCAAGACGAGGCTTTCGAAGGCGGACTTTAACGATATTCCCTCAGGCGATACCGTGCAGACCTTCTCACTGGTTGATGACCAGATCCCCGCCCTGGAGGATGAGAGCCTCGTCGTGCTCCAAGATGCCCTGAGTCAGGCGCAGAAGCTGGGGGATGTGGGCGTAGTGTTCTACGACCTATCGAGCGGCAAGGGCGTGACGTATAACGCGGACGCCGAGGTGTACGGTGCGAGCAGCTATAAGGCGCTCTATGTACTCTACGTCTGCGAATCTCTGGTCGAGACGGGCCAGGTCTCACTCGATGATTCCCTTGGCACCTATGGCGGCTACAACATGGGCTGGCAGACGGTGCGCGACCTGATCGAGGCCGCGGTCGTTAATTCGGACAACGATTCGTTTATTGCGTTACGCACGGCGTTTGACCGTGTCGATTACGAGGATTGGATTGCCGCACTCGGCGTCGAAGACGAGGTCGCGCTCGATCCAATGAGCGATTTCCCAACCTACTGCCCGCGCACCTCGGCCAAGTTGTGGCGCGAGATGAGCGAGTATCTGAGCTGTGGCAGTGAGACCTCCCAGTGGTTATCTGAACTGCTGTCATCAACATCGCGCTCATTTATCCGCGATGGCATTGCGGACGACCAAGCCTTGGTGCGCAACAAGGCAGGCTGGATAAGCGAGGATGGTTGCTATTCGACATGCGATGCGGGCCTCATCGATGTCGATGGCGACACCTACATTATGAGCATCATGACATCGATGCCGTGGAGCGATCGCTCGAGCGAGGTTACGGCTGCGATTGCAAAGGCTCTGTTTGATACGCGAGCTGTGCTGGCCTAG
- the pflA gene encoding pyruvate formate-lyase-activating protein yields the protein MAEMTLEGVDARPEDSAFALGRVHSIETMGTVDGPGIRFVVFVQGCPMRCAYCHNPDTWSVNGGTMVTVEHLMDEFQSNHEFYRSGGITVSGGEPLLQPAFLADLFRAMHNNPDGRVHTCLDSCGYAFDPAHPEKFDAVLNETDMVLLDIKHADPVEHKKLTGCDPARILAFGDELARRKIKVVIRHVVVPGITDTVEECEALGRLIAPWHNVVGLEMLPYHTMGVVKYEQLGIPYKLEGVPQMDTARMPELRNAVMTGMKKRRAELRSAIG from the coding sequence ATGGCTGAGATGACGCTCGAGGGTGTGGACGCTCGTCCCGAGGACTCTGCGTTTGCCCTGGGCCGCGTACATTCGATTGAGACGATGGGAACGGTCGATGGACCTGGCATCCGCTTTGTGGTGTTTGTTCAGGGCTGCCCCATGCGCTGTGCGTATTGCCACAACCCCGATACCTGGTCGGTTAACGGCGGTACCATGGTGACCGTCGAGCACCTGATGGACGAGTTCCAGAGCAACCATGAGTTTTACCGCAGCGGTGGTATTACGGTGTCCGGCGGTGAGCCGCTCCTGCAGCCCGCGTTTTTAGCCGACCTGTTCCGCGCCATGCACAATAACCCCGATGGTCGCGTGCATACCTGCTTGGATAGCTGCGGCTATGCGTTCGATCCCGCGCATCCTGAGAAGTTCGATGCCGTACTCAACGAGACCGATATGGTGCTGCTCGACATTAAACACGCCGATCCCGTCGAGCATAAAAAGCTGACCGGTTGCGATCCCGCACGTATTCTGGCGTTTGGTGATGAGCTTGCCCGTCGCAAGATTAAGGTTGTTATTCGCCATGTGGTGGTGCCCGGCATTACCGATACGGTGGAGGAGTGCGAGGCGCTCGGTCGCTTGATTGCCCCGTGGCATAACGTGGTCGGCCTGGAGATGCTGCCGTATCACACGATGGGTGTCGTCAAGTATGAGCAGCTGGGGATTCCCTATAAGCTCGAGGGCGTGCCCCAGATGGATACCGCGCGCATGCCCGAGTTGCGCAATGCCGTTATGACCGGCATGAAAAAGCGCCGTGCGGAGCTCAGGTCGGCCATCGGCTAG